The following proteins come from a genomic window of Yinghuangia sp. ASG 101:
- a CDS encoding HAL/PAL/TAL family ammonia-lyase — MGVALAVALATTLVTGSAGPAPERVVVAASAAQEAGITLDGDHLTVEQMRAVLRGKAGEVRLAPEAAAGMRTARAGALAALDAGQRVYGWNQALGPLKDRPLTDAEQRDFQARVLRSHAAGTGDELPPGIARLALVLRANAMARARMGVRPEMVERMLALVNAGVTPVMPSIGSLGTGDLQPMAAAGLVLTGDAGTARLREGSVRGAREVLREAGLPVDFPLEAGEALPLISGSGVLTARYLASVDRSEQFLDEFRGAFALFMEATRAEAGSLDARTHAERRIPAEELEAALLREATHDSAWMTEEGRARFGETSPRVQDAVSVRAAPHIVATARQTLDEARTIITREANASTSNPLLFERSDQTWEFVMGGNWDGAQIGHAIDTLNAQITDVSVLSHELSGRLIASKWSYGLPDNLAGPPVGLNSGMVQVQTVGAALIPEMQARAMPAGVLSRPEKFGQEDHNTMAMASVRNLDENLRRAEVVLAVQFLLAAQGIDLARPTMGELPLAKATDDLHRRFRERVAVLGDDRWMTPDVDTAVAMVRGGALRLAGV; from the coding sequence GTGGGGGTCGCCTTGGCGGTGGCCCTGGCGACGACGCTGGTGACGGGGTCGGCCGGGCCGGCGCCGGAGCGTGTGGTGGTGGCGGCGAGTGCGGCCCAGGAGGCGGGGATCACCCTGGACGGTGATCATCTGACGGTCGAGCAGATGCGGGCCGTGCTGCGCGGCAAGGCGGGGGAGGTGCGGTTGGCGCCCGAGGCGGCGGCGGGGATGCGTACCGCGCGGGCGGGGGCGTTGGCGGCCTTGGACGCCGGGCAGCGCGTGTACGGGTGGAATCAGGCGTTGGGGCCGCTCAAGGACCGTCCCCTGACGGACGCGGAGCAACGCGATTTCCAGGCGCGGGTGTTGCGTTCCCACGCCGCCGGGACGGGGGACGAACTCCCGCCCGGCATCGCCAGGTTGGCGCTCGTGCTGCGGGCCAACGCGATGGCCCGGGCACGCATGGGCGTACGGCCCGAAATGGTCGAGCGCATGCTGGCGTTGGTCAACGCGGGGGTGACCCCGGTGATGCCGTCGATCGGTTCGCTGGGGACGGGCGACCTCCAGCCGATGGCGGCGGCGGGGCTCGTGCTGACGGGTGACGCGGGGACGGCGCGGTTGCGTGAGGGGTCGGTGCGCGGGGCCCGCGAGGTGCTGCGGGAAGCCGGTCTGCCCGTCGACTTCCCGTTGGAGGCCGGTGAGGCGCTGCCGCTGATCAGCGGCAGCGGTGTGCTGACGGCGCGTTACCTGGCGTCGGTGGACCGGTCCGAACAGTTCCTGGACGAATTCCGGGGCGCCTTCGCGCTGTTCATGGAGGCCACGCGCGCCGAGGCCGGTTCGTTGGACGCCCGCACCCACGCCGAACGGCGTATCCCCGCCGAGGAGTTGGAGGCCGCTCTGCTGCGCGAGGCCACCCATGACAGCGCGTGGATGACCGAGGAGGGGCGGGCGAGGTTCGGCGAGACGTCACCGCGCGTCCAGGACGCCGTGTCCGTTCGGGCCGCACCGCACATCGTCGCCACCGCCCGGCAGACCCTGGACGAGGCCCGCACCATCATCACGCGCGAGGCCAACGCCTCGACGTCCAACCCTCTGCTGTTCGAACGCTCGGACCAAACCTGGGAGTTCGTCATGGGCGGCAACTGGGACGGCGCGCAGATCGGGCATGCGATCGACACCCTCAACGCCCAGATCACGGACGTCTCGGTGCTGTCACACGAGCTGTCCGGGCGGCTGATCGCGTCCAAGTGGAGCTATGGTCTGCCCGACAACCTCGCCGGACCGCCGGTCGGGCTCAACTCCGGCATGGTGCAGGTGCAGACGGTCGGAGCGGCACTGATCCCGGAGATGCAGGCGCGCGCCATGCCCGCCGGGGTGTTGTCGCGGCCGGAGAAGTTCGGGCAGGAAGACCACAACACCATGGCCATGGCGTCGGTCCGCAACCTCGACGAGAACCTGCGACGGGCCGAGGTGGTGCTCGCGGTGCAGTTCCTGCTGGCCGCCCAGGGGATCGACCTCGCCCGGCCGACCATGGGCGAACTGCCGCTTGCCAAGGCCACCGACGACCTGCACCGGCGCTTCCGCGAACGGGTCGCGGTGCTGGGGGACGACCGCTGGATGACCCCGGACGTCGACACCGCCGTCGCGATGGTCAGGGGTGGCGCGTTGCGTCTGGCGGGGGTCTGA
- a CDS encoding SDR family NAD(P)-dependent oxidoreductase, which yields MDKLHDLTGRVAIVTGGGTGIGAATARLLAEHGADVVIAARTEADLERTSAAVEEATGRRCLPVRTDVKDEEQVVRMVRRTVDELGRVDILVNNAGGSRLGPLSALPTKAWDSGFDLNVRSAYFCTREAGRHLVAQRSGTIVNISSDAGVNGVKGGAHYASAKAALQMFTSVTAAEWGQYGVRANCVAVGAIASERAVEAWRVAGIDTSEFTTRVPLGRPGTPEEVANAVLFFVSDAASYVSGQTLCVDGGPDMGGIRVT from the coding sequence ATGGACAAGCTCCACGACCTGACCGGCCGCGTCGCGATCGTGACCGGCGGCGGTACCGGGATCGGTGCGGCCACGGCCCGCCTTCTCGCGGAACACGGTGCGGACGTGGTCATCGCGGCACGCACCGAGGCGGACTTGGAGCGCACCTCGGCGGCGGTCGAGGAGGCGACCGGGCGCAGGTGCCTGCCGGTGCGGACGGACGTCAAGGACGAGGAGCAGGTCGTCCGCATGGTGCGGCGCACGGTCGACGAGTTGGGTCGCGTCGACATCCTGGTCAACAACGCCGGCGGCTCTCGTCTCGGCCCGTTGAGCGCGCTGCCCACGAAGGCCTGGGACTCCGGCTTCGACCTCAACGTCCGGTCCGCGTATTTCTGCACACGGGAGGCCGGGCGCCACCTGGTCGCCCAGCGGTCGGGGACGATCGTCAACATCTCCTCGGACGCCGGGGTCAACGGTGTCAAGGGCGGGGCCCACTACGCGTCGGCCAAGGCGGCCCTCCAGATGTTCACGTCGGTGACCGCCGCCGAGTGGGGGCAGTACGGCGTGCGCGCGAACTGCGTCGCGGTGGGGGCGATCGCCTCCGAACGAGCGGTCGAGGCATGGCGGGTGGCCGGCATCGACACGTCCGAGTTCACCACCCGCGTCCCCCTCGGCCGCCCCGGGACTCCCGAGGAAGTCGCCAACGCCGTCCTCTTCTTCGTCAGCGACGCGGCCTCGTACGTGTCGGGCCAGACCCTGTGTGTCGACGGCGGCCCGGACATGGGCGGCATCCGCGTGACGTGA
- a CDS encoding class II aldolase/adducin family protein yields MSAFLRALADDAAVAFRVLNETGTLTPSATLSFVVRVPGGDQVANVRHPDPFRPDAPPTVTLTTIVDGPGALRPWGDGIRYAAVFAAHPWVGAVAHVHTPHLAAWALAHRPLPLRYVPAQRETTAAELPVYVDRHEAEDAFILRALTDTPDLPGILEANGGATLWTRGGLLDLARLILIVEEGARAQTLAELLGGSRDFGPGVLAQQWGATGRADSPHARTRIAESDTAHVHATTTPGHPRAPHT; encoded by the coding sequence ATGAGCGCGTTCCTCCGGGCCCTCGCCGACGACGCGGCCGTGGCCTTCCGCGTCCTGAACGAGACCGGCACCCTCACGCCCAGCGCCACCCTGAGCTTCGTGGTGCGGGTACCCGGCGGAGACCAGGTGGCCAACGTCAGGCACCCCGACCCGTTCCGCCCCGACGCACCGCCGACGGTGACACTGACCACCATCGTGGACGGCCCCGGCGCCCTGCGCCCGTGGGGCGACGGCATCCGCTACGCCGCGGTCTTCGCGGCACACCCCTGGGTCGGGGCCGTCGCCCACGTGCACACCCCCCACCTCGCCGCCTGGGCCTTGGCCCACCGCCCGCTGCCCCTGCGCTACGTCCCCGCCCAGCGCGAGACCACCGCCGCCGAACTGCCCGTCTACGTCGACCGCCACGAGGCCGAGGACGCCTTCATCCTCCGCGCCCTGACGGACACCCCCGACCTCCCCGGCATCCTGGAGGCCAACGGCGGCGCCACCCTGTGGACCCGCGGCGGCCTCCTCGACCTGGCCCGCCTGATCCTCATCGTGGAGGAGGGAGCCCGCGCCCAGACCCTCGCCGAACTCCTCGGCGGCTCCCGGGACTTCGGCCCCGGCGTCCTGGCCCAGCAGTGGGGGGCCACGGGCCGCGCCGACAGCCCGCACGCCCGTACCCGCATCGCCGAGTCGGACACCGCCCACGTCCACGCGACCACCACTCCCGGCCACCCCCGCGCACCGCACACCTGA
- a CDS encoding ABC transporter substrate-binding protein, translating into MSTAGVLDRVWLTRCPVPTASGIAYRLGLLAEEFGNRGVAVTELGDGDPTLAHHHLDHGLPGLFREGGAVPALAARAAGAPTRLIGLTWIEERQVILVRRDSGITAPEHLAGRRAALPVHGPEPGAGVMRAMALQGFRGALALAGLGLDAVRFTDVPDARQGRSDWTVNGPLARPWTGIDALARGEVDAVYAKGPAALDHAARTGAVIGVDLDAYDDPACRVNNGTPRPITVHARTLDEHPWAVTLFLAQTLRAAAWAAEHRADVLRLLARDSSGSDTATAAAHRGDFHRHLAPDLSDTRLHLLDRHKEFLLSHGFLRQDFRLTDWVAPQPLRDAHASAAVR; encoded by the coding sequence ATGAGTACCGCCGGCGTCCTCGACCGCGTGTGGCTGACGCGCTGCCCCGTACCGACGGCGAGCGGCATCGCGTACCGACTCGGCCTGCTGGCCGAGGAGTTCGGGAACCGAGGCGTCGCCGTCACCGAACTCGGCGATGGCGACCCGACGTTGGCCCATCACCACCTGGACCACGGGCTGCCCGGCCTGTTCCGCGAGGGCGGCGCCGTCCCCGCGCTCGCCGCCCGCGCGGCCGGCGCCCCGACCCGGTTGATCGGCCTCACCTGGATCGAGGAGCGGCAGGTCATCCTCGTCCGCCGCGACTCCGGCATCACCGCACCCGAACACCTCGCCGGCCGCCGCGCCGCCCTCCCGGTGCACGGCCCGGAACCCGGCGCGGGCGTCATGCGCGCGATGGCCCTCCAGGGCTTCCGGGGAGCGCTGGCCCTGGCCGGACTCGGCCTGGACGCCGTCCGGTTCACCGACGTCCCCGACGCCCGCCAGGGCCGCTCGGACTGGACCGTCAACGGCCCGCTCGCCCGCCCCTGGACCGGCATCGACGCCCTCGCCCGCGGCGAGGTCGACGCGGTGTACGCCAAGGGCCCGGCGGCGCTCGACCACGCGGCACGCACCGGCGCCGTCATCGGCGTCGACCTCGACGCGTACGACGATCCCGCGTGCCGCGTCAACAACGGAACCCCGCGCCCGATCACCGTCCACGCCCGCACACTCGACGAACACCCCTGGGCCGTCACGCTGTTCCTCGCCCAGACCCTGCGCGCCGCGGCCTGGGCCGCGGAACACCGCGCCGACGTCCTGCGGCTGCTGGCCCGGGACAGCTCCGGCAGCGACACGGCCACGGCCGCGGCGCACCGCGGCGACTTCCACCGCCACCTGGCCCCCGACCTGTCCGACACCCGGCTGCACCTGCTCGACCGACACAAGGAGTTCCTTTTGTCCCACGGATTCCTCCGCCAGGACTTCCGCCTCACCGACTGGGTCGCACCGCAGCCGCTGCGCGACGCCCACGCGTCGGCGGCCGTCCGATGA
- a CDS encoding LLM class flavin-dependent oxidoreductase → MPVKILWYIQSADGPVPWTDDGVWANDLPRLRALAEGIDRAGFYGALLPTGPHEPLALAAALAPLTERMRLLVALYPGLVSPAKLVDIATVVDNFSGGRLLFNVVNGHDAWLPEYGMFLAHDERYEYSAEYWDAFARRWADPGEGYEGRHIRLAARTFDVPLTFFPEKVQPRVELWGAGGSPAGVAHAAKVVDRYLTFADLPARLDEKFRQAGAEAARHGRTLGFGTRFQVIVRDTEEEAWAYARHLLERTPYDKALELSAYKEGPGWLDRDVASDDPRALRCVDALRSGRLPDVEDLVVHPNVWLGPSIFGFDVFGPGAGTWLVGTPTQVADRINEYAAHGAESFILSGWPLLSEALRFGRDVLPLLDLDHGFAPPPYDDAGNAELLAAFPAFDPAPATAAWR, encoded by the coding sequence ATGCCGGTGAAAATCCTGTGGTACATCCAGTCCGCCGACGGCCCCGTCCCGTGGACCGACGACGGCGTCTGGGCCAACGACCTGCCCCGCCTGCGCGCGCTCGCCGAGGGCATCGACCGGGCCGGCTTCTACGGAGCCCTCCTGCCCACCGGCCCGCACGAGCCGCTGGCCCTCGCCGCCGCCCTCGCGCCGCTCACCGAGCGGATGCGCCTCCTCGTGGCGCTCTACCCCGGCCTGGTCTCGCCCGCCAAGCTCGTCGACATCGCCACGGTCGTCGACAACTTCAGCGGCGGCAGGCTGCTGTTCAACGTCGTCAACGGGCACGACGCCTGGCTGCCGGAGTACGGCATGTTCCTGGCGCACGACGAGCGGTACGAGTACAGCGCCGAATACTGGGACGCCTTCGCCCGCCGCTGGGCCGACCCGGGCGAGGGCTACGAGGGCCGGCACATCAGGCTGGCCGCCCGCACGTTCGACGTCCCGCTGACCTTCTTCCCGGAAAAGGTGCAGCCCCGCGTGGAACTCTGGGGCGCCGGCGGCTCCCCGGCGGGGGTCGCGCACGCCGCGAAAGTGGTCGACCGCTACCTGACGTTCGCGGACCTCCCCGCACGGCTCGACGAGAAATTCCGGCAGGCCGGGGCCGAGGCCGCCCGGCACGGCAGGACGCTCGGCTTCGGCACCCGCTTCCAGGTGATCGTCCGCGACACCGAGGAGGAGGCCTGGGCGTACGCCCGCCACCTGCTCGAACGCACCCCGTACGACAAGGCGTTGGAACTCTCCGCCTACAAGGAGGGGCCCGGGTGGCTCGACCGGGACGTGGCCTCCGACGACCCGCGCGCGCTGCGCTGCGTCGACGCGCTGCGCTCGGGGCGGCTGCCCGACGTCGAGGACCTGGTCGTCCACCCCAACGTGTGGCTCGGCCCGTCCATCTTCGGCTTCGACGTTTTCGGCCCCGGCGCCGGCACCTGGCTGGTCGGGACGCCCACGCAGGTCGCCGACCGGATCAACGAGTACGCGGCACACGGTGCCGAGTCGTTCATCCTGTCCGGGTGGCCGCTGCTGTCGGAGGCCCTGCGCTTCGGCCGCGACGTCCTGCCGCTGCTCGACCTCGACCACGGCTTCGCGCCGCCCCCGTACGACGACGCCGGGAACGCCGAACTTCTCGCCGCCTTCCCCGCGTTCGACCCCGCACCGGCGACCGCCGCGTGGCGATGA
- a CDS encoding GMC family oxidoreductase, whose product MTATDYVVVGAGVAGSLVAARLSARTGASVLLLEAGGRLPDGPPTRDPDRAAELWGTDADWADTTVPQPGLGGRTVPWPSGRALGGSSAVNAALWVRGNPADYDAWGVYGGPTWNRRTALSAFARLERDDRAPAPRGGAHGPLLLESAAPDAWSAALTAAAHDLGFASTDVNGPRQEGVDTVRRTTRGGRRVTFADAFLAADAPVPHPVDDPRDDRPPASADTRTDTRTDPRAAAPRIVTGATVTGIVVEAGRALGVTYRRADGPELRAVARREVLLAAGAVRTAHLLLLSGIGPRGDLAAHGIRPVADLPGVGRDLRDHVALGGAVPAPDAAPPLPDGGGAVVVFARADGRPGVPDLEIVLAPGVPGPDGGPSAPGVRFGVVALQPRSRGTVRLADADPFTPPLIDPGYLTDPTDADAAALTAGWELARRLLATKAAASVAKAPPPPRDTATVRRTAGPMFHPVGTARFGPDDDDRAVLDGALRVRGVAGLRVVDAAAIPVPTRGHTMSATAVIADRAVDLVAAAHRGTAH is encoded by the coding sequence ATGACGGCCACCGACTACGTCGTGGTGGGCGCCGGAGTGGCGGGATCGCTGGTCGCGGCCCGGTTGTCGGCGCGTACCGGCGCCTCCGTCCTGCTCCTCGAAGCGGGCGGACGCCTCCCCGACGGCCCGCCCACCCGCGACCCCGACCGCGCCGCCGAGCTGTGGGGCACGGATGCCGACTGGGCCGATACGACCGTGCCGCAACCCGGCCTCGGCGGACGTACCGTGCCCTGGCCGTCGGGCCGCGCGCTCGGCGGCTCGTCGGCGGTCAACGCCGCACTGTGGGTGCGCGGCAACCCGGCGGACTACGACGCCTGGGGCGTATACGGAGGCCCGACCTGGAACCGCCGCACGGCACTCAGCGCCTTCGCGCGACTGGAACGCGACGACCGGGCGCCCGCACCCCGGGGCGGTGCCCACGGCCCGCTCCTCCTGGAGTCCGCCGCGCCGGACGCGTGGTCGGCCGCGCTGACCGCCGCCGCGCACGACCTGGGCTTCGCGTCGACCGACGTCAACGGGCCCCGGCAGGAGGGGGTCGACACGGTCCGCCGGACCACCCGGGGCGGACGCCGCGTCACCTTCGCCGACGCCTTCCTGGCCGCCGACGCCCCGGTCCCGCACCCCGTCGACGACCCCCGCGACGATCGCCCGCCTGCCTCGGCCGACACCCGAACCGACACCCGAACCGACCCCCGCGCCGCCGCCCCGCGGATCGTCACCGGGGCGACGGTGACCGGCATCGTCGTCGAGGCCGGCCGGGCGCTGGGCGTCACCTATCGCCGCGCCGACGGGCCCGAACTGCGGGCGGTGGCCCGGCGCGAGGTCCTGCTCGCGGCCGGCGCCGTGCGCACCGCTCACCTGCTGCTGCTCTCCGGCATCGGACCGCGCGGCGACCTCGCGGCGCACGGCATCCGCCCTGTCGCGGACCTGCCCGGGGTCGGGCGCGACCTGCGGGACCACGTCGCCCTGGGCGGCGCCGTGCCCGCTCCGGACGCCGCGCCACCGCTCCCCGACGGCGGCGGCGCGGTGGTGGTCTTCGCCCGCGCCGACGGCCGGCCCGGCGTACCGGACCTGGAGATCGTCCTCGCCCCCGGAGTCCCGGGGCCGGACGGTGGCCCGTCGGCGCCGGGGGTGCGGTTCGGTGTGGTCGCGCTCCAACCGCGCAGCCGGGGAACGGTGCGCCTGGCCGACGCCGACCCGTTCACCCCACCGCTGATCGACCCGGGCTACCTCACCGATCCGACGGACGCCGACGCCGCCGCGCTGACCGCCGGATGGGAACTGGCCCGGCGGTTACTGGCGACGAAAGCCGCCGCATCCGTCGCGAAGGCGCCACCCCCGCCGAGGGATACCGCGACCGTCCGCCGCACCGCCGGCCCGATGTTCCACCCGGTCGGCACCGCCCGGTTCGGCCCCGATGACGACGACCGGGCCGTCCTGGACGGCGCGTTGCGGGTGCGCGGCGTCGCGGGCCTGCGGGTGGTCGACGCGGCGGCGATCCCCGTGCCGACCCGCGGCCACACGATGTCGGCGACCGCGGTGATCGCCGACCGGGCGGTGGATCTGGTGGCGGCGGCCCACCGAGGCACGGCCCACTGA